A stretch of the Haloplanus aerogenes genome encodes the following:
- a CDS encoding acetamidase/formamidase family protein, which produces MSQQIQQELDVDRYTLGLVGPDQEWAGTVADGGTVRTHTPPACWGPMITPEFRGGHEVTRPIRVENAEPGDALVVRINEVEVTSIATSTGSMAEREGAFGDDPFVDHRCPECGTEWPESVVDGIGEESIKCADCGANASSFGFEFGYTVAFDDDRSVGLTVGEEGATDLAERADEAMALPEHSRQHPILLYKPDEIPGTLGHLQPFIGNIGTTPPRELPDSHNAGDFGQFLIGAGHDWGLPDEEALEDRTDGHMDSNDVRPGATLICPVKIEGAGLYVGDLHANQGDGELSLHTTDVSGRTELEVEVIKGLDIDGPLLLPNEEDLPDIAKPYTDAEREAGADLAAQYGVDEVVDAAPIQVIGSGATINDATDNAFDRAGSLLDMSEGEVRARCTFSGGVEIARLPGVVQLSMLAPMAKLEDVGLADAVRAQYGL; this is translated from the coding sequence ATGTCTCAGCAGATTCAACAGGAACTCGACGTGGATCGGTACACGCTCGGCCTCGTCGGACCGGACCAGGAGTGGGCGGGTACGGTCGCGGACGGCGGCACGGTCCGAACCCACACGCCGCCGGCGTGTTGGGGGCCGATGATCACCCCCGAATTCCGCGGCGGGCACGAGGTAACCCGCCCGATTCGAGTGGAGAACGCCGAACCCGGCGACGCGCTGGTCGTCCGCATCAACGAGGTGGAGGTGACGAGTATCGCCACGAGCACCGGAAGCATGGCCGAACGCGAGGGGGCGTTCGGCGACGACCCGTTCGTCGACCACCGCTGTCCCGAGTGCGGCACCGAGTGGCCCGAGAGCGTCGTCGACGGCATCGGCGAGGAGTCGATCAAGTGCGCCGACTGTGGCGCCAACGCCTCCTCCTTCGGCTTCGAGTTCGGCTACACCGTCGCCTTCGACGACGACCGGTCGGTCGGCCTCACGGTCGGCGAGGAGGGGGCGACCGACCTCGCGGAACGGGCGGACGAGGCGATGGCGCTCCCCGAGCACTCCCGTCAGCACCCCATCCTCCTCTACAAGCCCGACGAGATTCCGGGGACGCTCGGTCACCTCCAGCCCTTCATCGGCAATATCGGCACGACGCCACCACGTGAACTCCCCGACTCCCACAACGCCGGCGACTTCGGGCAGTTCCTGATCGGCGCGGGGCACGACTGGGGCCTGCCGGACGAGGAGGCCTTGGAGGATCGCACGGACGGCCACATGGACTCCAACGACGTGCGCCCCGGTGCGACGCTGATCTGCCCGGTGAAAATCGAGGGTGCCGGCCTCTACGTCGGCGACCTGCACGCGAATCAGGGCGACGGCGAACTCTCCCTCCACACGACGGACGTGAGCGGACGGACGGAGCTGGAGGTGGAGGTCATCAAGGGCCTCGACATCGACGGCCCACTGCTCCTCCCCAACGAGGAAGACCTGCCCGACATCGCGAAGCCGTACACCGACGCCGAACGCGAGGCGGGTGCCGACCTCGCCGCGCAGTACGGCGTCGACGAGGTGGTCGACGCGGCGCCGATCCAGGTGATCGGGTCAGGCGCGACCATCAACGACGCCACCGACAACGCGTTCGACCGGGCGGGATCTCTGCTGGATATGAGCGAGGGCGAGGTGCGCGCCCGGTGTACGTTCAGTGGCGGCGTCGAAATCGCGCGCCTACCGGGTGTCGTCCAGTTGTCGATGCTCGCGCCGATGGCAAAACTGGAGGACGTGGGACTCGCCGATGCGGTGCGGGCGCAGTACGGGCTCTAG
- a CDS encoding DUF1684 domain-containing protein, which translates to MSTDWRAAIRENREAKDEYFRTDPHSPIPPEERDDFEGLRYYPITEAYRFELPLHEHEDPETLTVPTSSGGDRTYLRWGEFRFEVDGETVTLQAYKSDPDDARLWVPFRDATSGEETYGAGRYLDLEADTHRTDDGTWVIDFNEAYNPTCAYADRYECPLPPTENWLDVAIEAGEKAYE; encoded by the coding sequence ATGTCGACCGACTGGCGCGCGGCGATCCGGGAGAACCGCGAGGCGAAAGACGAGTACTTTCGAACCGACCCACATTCCCCGATTCCGCCCGAGGAGCGCGACGACTTCGAGGGCCTGCGCTACTATCCGATCACCGAGGCGTACCGGTTCGAACTCCCGCTGCACGAACACGAGGACCCCGAGACGCTGACAGTCCCCACCAGTTCCGGCGGCGACCGGACGTATCTCCGGTGGGGCGAGTTCCGGTTCGAGGTGGACGGCGAGACGGTTACGCTCCAGGCGTACAAGAGCGACCCCGACGACGCCCGGTTGTGGGTGCCCTTCCGCGATGCGACGAGCGGCGAGGAGACGTACGGCGCCGGTCGGTATCTGGATCTGGAGGCCGACACCCACCGCACGGACGACGGCACGTGGGTCATCGATTTCAACGAGGCGTACAATCCGACCTGTGCGTACGCCGACCGGTACGAGTGCCCGCTCCCGCCGACGGAGAACTGGCTCGACGTGGCCATCGAGGCGGGCGAGAAAGCCTACGAGTAG
- a CDS encoding amidohydrolase family protein produces MYEYEGEDVFIIDSHLHLWDATEENIVHEGGEQFIQCFYDYHTAFTPEERQWSLEEYRKYGADRMKQDLFGNGAVDMGIFQPTYLTDFYDEGFNTTEQNAELAEEYPERFVLNGTFDPRDGEEGLEYLEELNDKYDLQGVKLYTAEWRGDSKGWRLDSEESFKFLEKCAELGIRNIHPHKGPTIRPLNRDAFDVADVDDAATSFPELNFVVEHVGLPRLDDFCWIAAQEPNVYGGLAVAAPMAVHRPRKFGEIMDELLFWLGEDRLLFGSDYALWNPDWLVDVVMNAELTDEQRDEYGVELDLETKKKIMGENAAELYDIDIEEKKREFQSDAITAEFGLEDHYGTSTAPADD; encoded by the coding sequence ATGTACGAGTACGAGGGCGAGGACGTGTTCATCATCGACTCGCATCTCCACCTGTGGGATGCGACCGAGGAGAACATCGTCCACGAGGGGGGCGAGCAGTTCATCCAGTGTTTCTACGACTACCACACGGCGTTCACGCCGGAGGAGCGTCAGTGGTCGCTGGAGGAGTATCGCAAGTACGGTGCGGATCGGATGAAACAGGATCTGTTCGGGAACGGCGCGGTGGACATGGGCATCTTCCAGCCCACCTACCTCACCGACTTCTACGACGAGGGGTTCAACACGACCGAGCAGAACGCCGAACTCGCGGAGGAGTACCCCGAGCGGTTCGTCCTCAACGGCACGTTCGATCCGCGTGACGGCGAGGAGGGGCTGGAGTATCTGGAGGAACTGAACGACAAATACGACCTGCAGGGCGTCAAACTCTACACGGCGGAGTGGCGCGGCGACTCGAAGGGGTGGCGCCTCGACAGCGAGGAGTCGTTCAAATTCCTGGAGAAGTGTGCCGAACTCGGGATTCGGAACATCCACCCGCACAAGGGGCCGACGATCCGGCCGCTCAACCGCGACGCGTTCGACGTGGCGGACGTGGACGACGCCGCCACCTCCTTCCCCGAGTTGAACTTCGTGGTCGAACACGTCGGCCTGCCGCGTCTCGACGACTTCTGCTGGATCGCCGCGCAGGAGCCGAACGTCTACGGCGGCCTCGCCGTCGCCGCACCGATGGCCGTCCACCGGCCCCGGAAGTTCGGTGAGATCATGGACGAACTCCTCTTCTGGCTGGGAGAGGATCGCCTCCTCTTCGGCTCCGACTACGCGCTCTGGAACCCCGACTGGCTGGTCGACGTGGTGATGAACGCCGAGTTGACCGACGAGCAACGCGACGAGTACGGCGTCGAGTTGGATCTGGAGACGAAAAAGAAGATCATGGGCGAGAACGCCGCCGAACTGTACGACATCGACATCGAGGAGAAGAAACGCGAGTTCCAGTCGGACGCCATCACGGCGGAGTTCGGCCTCGAAGACCACTACGGAACGAGCACGGCGCCCGCGGACGACTGA
- a CDS encoding L-aspartate oxidase — MGHFSRTINGETPESVAYETLPVRVLIVGAGAAGARTAIELVERGVAPEDILVVGKRRHGDAHTTWARGGINGALGTHDPDDDWTVHAADTLTEGHHVNDPDKVETVARRMPGLLRELDEWGMPFSRTDDGDIDQRYFGAQSFRRTAFAGDHTGESLLDTLVDRAQSLSIPYRENVFVSRLLTDADRVLGAAATDLDTGDFLLFDADIVVLAAGGYTSLYRRHSSRDDENTGDGPALAYAAGARLMDMEFIQFHPTGMVGARYGDEWDGRLVTEAVRGEGGHLYNAQDERFMERYSAEQMELDARDVVARAIDAELDAGRGTANGGVYLDISHRDRDFIRERLPRMYERFADLGVDMASDPVEVAPTAHYGMGGVVVDDVGETDVAGLYAIGETMAGVHGANRLGGNSLAETIAFGQVAGDAIAARLAAGDATDTPSSTLHDHARRHFAALETLADSRGSTQPATLLDDLRDLLWTHAGIHRDETGLAAGLDALTALRGRALDLDVGNPTSRSFEFALNLQFGLTVAEAILRSAHERTESRGAHHRPDHPETDPDWRRNVVVERGTLGSMALSTTTVGRPSDPVRTALDAGYELDYHQLE, encoded by the coding sequence ATGGGCCATTTCTCCAGAACGATAAACGGCGAGACGCCCGAGTCGGTCGCGTACGAAACCCTCCCGGTTCGCGTGCTGATCGTCGGTGCCGGCGCGGCCGGCGCGCGTACGGCCATCGAACTGGTCGAGCGCGGCGTCGCTCCCGAGGACATCCTCGTCGTCGGCAAGCGGCGCCACGGCGACGCGCACACGACGTGGGCACGTGGCGGCATCAACGGTGCGCTCGGGACGCACGACCCCGACGACGACTGGACGGTCCACGCCGCCGACACGCTCACCGAGGGGCACCACGTCAACGACCCCGACAAGGTCGAGACGGTCGCCCGCCGGATGCCCGGCCTCCTCCGCGAACTCGACGAGTGGGGGATGCCGTTCAGCCGCACGGACGACGGCGACATCGACCAGCGCTACTTCGGCGCGCAGTCGTTCCGTCGGACGGCCTTCGCCGGCGACCACACCGGCGAGTCCCTCCTCGACACGCTCGTCGACCGGGCGCAGTCGCTCTCGATTCCGTACCGCGAGAACGTCTTCGTCTCGCGCCTGCTCACCGACGCCGACCGCGTCCTCGGCGCGGCGGCGACCGACCTCGACACCGGCGACTTCCTGCTGTTCGACGCCGATATCGTCGTCCTCGCGGCTGGCGGCTACACCAGCCTCTACCGCCGCCACTCCTCGCGCGACGACGAGAACACCGGCGACGGGCCGGCCCTCGCCTACGCCGCCGGCGCGCGCCTGATGGATATGGAGTTCATCCAGTTCCACCCGACCGGGATGGTCGGCGCGCGCTACGGCGACGAGTGGGACGGCCGCCTCGTCACCGAGGCTGTTCGCGGCGAGGGCGGGCACCTCTACAACGCCCAAGACGAGCGGTTCATGGAACGCTACTCGGCCGAGCAGATGGAACTCGACGCCAGGGACGTGGTCGCGCGGGCCATCGACGCCGAACTCGACGCCGGCCGTGGCACCGCGAACGGCGGCGTCTACCTCGACATCTCCCACCGCGACCGCGATTTCATCCGCGAGCGCCTGCCCCGGATGTACGAGCGCTTCGCGGATCTCGGCGTCGACATGGCGAGCGACCCGGTCGAAGTCGCGCCGACCGCCCACTACGGCATGGGTGGGGTCGTCGTCGACGACGTGGGCGAGACGGACGTGGCCGGTCTCTACGCCATCGGCGAGACGATGGCCGGCGTTCACGGCGCGAACCGCCTCGGCGGCAACTCGCTCGCCGAGACCATCGCCTTCGGGCAGGTGGCCGGCGACGCCATCGCGGCGCGTCTCGCCGCCGGTGACGCCACCGACACCCCCTCGTCGACGCTCCACGACCACGCCCGGCGTCACTTCGCCGCCCTCGAAACGCTCGCGGACAGTCGAGGCTCGACACAGCCGGCGACCCTCCTCGACGACCTGCGCGACCTGCTGTGGACCCACGCCGGCATCCACCGCGACGAAACCGGGTTGGCTGCCGGCCTCGACGCCCTCACGGCCCTCCGCGGGCGGGCCCTCGACCTCGACGTGGGGAACCCGACCAGCCGTTCCTTCGAGTTCGCCCTGAACCTCCAGTTCGGGCTGACCGTCGCCGAGGCCATCCTCCGGAGCGCGCACGAACGCACCGAGTCGCGGGGGGCCCACCACCGCCCCGACCATCCCGAGACCGATCCCGACTGGCGTCGGAACGTCGTCGTCGAACGCGGGACGCTCGGCTCGATGGCGCTCTCGACGACGACCGTCGGCCGCCCGAGCGACCCGGTGCGGACGGCACTCGACGCCGGCTACGAACTCGACTATCACCAGTTGGAGTGA
- a CDS encoding sodium:calcium antiporter has translation MTRKAFSAIGVATLLTVPWLWNWLPLGANFSTVATVAVSGIGILGAAFLLTWGAETAEKDVPRAFAIAVLAVLAVAPEYAVDALYAWNAGAFAGTAQGAEAGNLAVANMTGANRILIGIGWAGIALFTILRAGAASDPAVESRDGFFADAVTLDRDIGLEIVFLFAATVWAFAVPLGGGIGAIDFVVLVGIYVAYLLIVIRGEPDGESDHGGVPGALQQLARPVRIASVLTLFAFSGFIIFTAVKPFAHGLESLGTQMGIPAFFMIQWIAPLASESPELIVVLVLVNKARSTAGFNALISSKLNQWTLLIGTLVAVYSLALGQYGALPFDQKQAGEIWLTAAQSLFAIALIVDFEISIREAVVLLVLFVTQVAIEFLTIRGVLDLPFSEFEVLLGFSAVYVVLATALFVARRDAVVRLASQVRRVVSQRFERTAQPQYAD, from the coding sequence ATGACGCGCAAGGCATTCTCCGCGATCGGTGTAGCAACTCTCCTGACCGTGCCGTGGCTGTGGAACTGGCTCCCCCTCGGCGCCAACTTCTCGACGGTCGCGACGGTAGCAGTGAGCGGCATCGGCATTCTCGGCGCGGCGTTTCTCCTCACGTGGGGCGCGGAGACGGCGGAGAAGGACGTCCCACGAGCGTTCGCTATCGCCGTCCTCGCGGTGTTGGCCGTCGCCCCCGAGTACGCAGTGGACGCGCTCTACGCGTGGAACGCTGGCGCCTTCGCCGGCACCGCACAGGGGGCAGAGGCGGGGAACCTCGCCGTCGCCAACATGACCGGCGCGAACCGCATCCTCATCGGCATCGGGTGGGCCGGCATCGCGCTGTTCACCATCCTCCGTGCCGGCGCGGCGTCCGACCCGGCGGTCGAGAGCCGCGACGGCTTTTTCGCCGATGCCGTGACCCTCGACCGCGACATCGGCCTCGAAATCGTCTTCCTCTTCGCGGCGACGGTGTGGGCCTTCGCCGTCCCGCTCGGCGGCGGCATCGGTGCCATCGACTTCGTCGTCCTCGTGGGAATCTACGTCGCGTACCTGCTGATCGTGATTCGAGGCGAACCGGACGGCGAGTCGGACCACGGCGGCGTGCCGGGCGCCCTCCAACAACTCGCTCGCCCCGTCCGGATCGCGAGCGTCCTCACACTCTTCGCGTTCTCCGGATTCATCATCTTCACCGCGGTCAAACCGTTCGCCCACGGCCTCGAATCGCTCGGGACGCAGATGGGGATTCCCGCCTTCTTCATGATCCAGTGGATCGCCCCGCTGGCCTCGGAGTCGCCGGAACTGATCGTCGTTCTCGTCCTCGTGAACAAGGCGCGGTCGACGGCCGGCTTCAACGCGCTCATCTCCTCGAAGCTCAACCAGTGGACGCTCCTCATCGGGACGCTCGTCGCCGTCTACTCCCTCGCGCTCGGACAGTACGGTGCGCTCCCGTTCGACCAGAAGCAGGCGGGTGAAATCTGGCTGACCGCCGCGCAGTCGCTCTTTGCCATCGCGTTGATCGTCGACTTCGAGATCAGCATCCGGGAGGCGGTTGTCCTCCTCGTCCTGTTCGTCACGCAGGTGGCGATCGAATTCCTGACCATCCGGGGCGTGCTCGACTTGCCGTTCTCGGAGTTCGAGGTGCTCCTCGGCTTCAGCGCCGTCTACGTCGTCCTCGCGACGGCGCTGTTCGTCGCCCGGCGTGACGCCGTCGTCCGGCTGGCGAGCCAGGTGCGGCGCGTCGTCAGCCAGCGGTTCGAGCGGACGGCCCAGCCCCAGTACGCCGACTGA
- a CDS encoding GAF domain-containing protein, protein MGRLSARTSGTIICGAGLVLAVFHLQSAVRLQAFPALVLIEAIVPLALALFVAGAGALIREGDIAPTQHADRVLGWTTVGMVALSVAVGWLFVDAAIRGQDVPAAARTVGNATTLGALVGLVVGVYDARGQCQRRRAEQLTRINDTLRIATQEMVNATGRSELEQEVCERLTDSNIYDSAWIGRYTPGDEFVRPAAWAGHDDEYIDSLEVTVDPTDPTGQGPGGESIRTGEIQPIQDVFDDPSLKPWWDLLAEKGVESMAVVPLVGANRNHGFLSVYANRVNAFDPQEQEALSELGESIGHTIDSMAAREQLARREQELARQNKRLDEFASVVSHDLRNPLTVATGNLDLVQMEVDDERLDRIAGALDRMDELIDDLLTLSRYGRTVNDVKSVDLRSIAENAWTTTDTEHARLRFDGDPGTVEADESRLTQVFENLFRNSVEHGSTDSRPEADDSVEHGSTDSSTTTDTPLDAGGADNQSSPVPAEGADSGDFRRGGHANDDDDTPEVTITVGRTTDGFYIEDDGPGIPESEREKVFETGYSTDPEGTGFGLNIVRTIAEAHGWAVDVTEGAAGGARFEFTTTGVEMRVSERAR, encoded by the coding sequence ATGGGACGACTGTCCGCACGAACGAGCGGGACGATCATCTGCGGTGCCGGACTCGTCCTCGCAGTGTTTCACCTGCAGTCAGCCGTGCGTTTACAGGCGTTTCCAGCACTGGTACTGATCGAAGCGATCGTCCCGCTAGCACTGGCGCTATTCGTTGCGGGCGCAGGTGCGCTGATCCGCGAGGGGGACATCGCCCCGACACAGCACGCCGACCGGGTGCTCGGCTGGACCACCGTCGGGATGGTGGCGCTGAGCGTCGCGGTCGGTTGGCTGTTCGTCGACGCCGCGATTCGCGGACAGGATGTGCCGGCGGCAGCGCGGACGGTGGGCAACGCCACGACTCTGGGTGCCCTCGTCGGCCTCGTCGTCGGTGTCTACGACGCCCGCGGGCAGTGTCAGCGGCGACGAGCGGAGCAGTTGACCCGCATCAACGACACGCTCCGCATCGCGACCCAGGAGATGGTGAACGCCACCGGACGGAGTGAACTCGAACAGGAGGTCTGTGAGCGGTTGACCGACTCCAACATCTACGACAGTGCGTGGATCGGCCGCTACACGCCCGGTGACGAATTCGTGCGACCGGCGGCGTGGGCGGGTCACGACGACGAGTATATCGACTCCCTGGAGGTCACCGTCGATCCGACCGATCCGACCGGCCAGGGGCCGGGCGGCGAGTCGATCCGAACGGGCGAGATCCAGCCGATACAGGACGTGTTCGACGATCCGAGCCTCAAGCCATGGTGGGATCTGCTGGCCGAGAAGGGAGTGGAGTCGATGGCGGTCGTCCCCCTCGTCGGCGCCAACCGCAACCACGGCTTCCTGAGCGTCTACGCCAACCGCGTGAACGCGTTCGATCCGCAGGAGCAAGAGGCGCTCTCCGAACTCGGCGAGAGCATCGGCCACACCATCGACTCGATGGCGGCCCGGGAGCAACTCGCCCGCCGGGAACAGGAACTCGCCCGACAGAACAAGCGGCTCGACGAGTTCGCGAGCGTCGTCTCACACGATCTCCGCAATCCGTTGACCGTCGCCACCGGCAACCTCGACCTCGTACAGATGGAGGTGGACGACGAGCGGTTAGACCGGATCGCGGGCGCGCTCGACCGCATGGACGAACTGATCGACGATCTGCTCACGCTGTCTCGATACGGTCGGACGGTAAACGACGTCAAGTCCGTCGATCTCCGCTCGATCGCAGAGAACGCGTGGACGACCACCGACACCGAACACGCACGGCTCCGATTCGACGGCGACCCGGGAACCGTCGAAGCCGACGAGAGCCGCCTCACGCAGGTGTTCGAGAACCTGTTTCGGAATAGCGTGGAACACGGTTCCACGGATAGTCGACCGGAGGCCGACGACAGCGTCGAACACGGCTCCACCGACTCGTCGACGACGACCGACACCCCACTCGACGCCGGTGGGGCGGACAACCAGTCGTCGCCCGTGCCGGCCGAAGGGGCCGACTCGGGAGACTTCCGGCGAGGCGGGCACGCGAACGACGATGACGACACCCCCGAGGTGACGATCACCGTCGGGCGGACGACGGACGGCTTCTACATCGAGGACGACGGTCCCGGCATTCCCGAGTCGGAGCGTGAGAAGGTGTTCGAGACGGGCTACTCCACCGACCCCGAAGGCACGGGGTTCGGACTCAACATCGTCCGGACCATCGCGGAGGCCCACGGGTGGGCAGTCGACGTGACCGAAGGAGCGGCGGGTGGCGCACGGTTCGAGTTCACGACGACCGGCGTCGAGATGCGTGTGTCGGAGCGGGCGCGCTGA
- a CDS encoding NAD(P)-dependent alcohol dehydrogenase, whose product MLAARLHEYTEEMSEALAIDEVDRPTADGPDDVIVEVEGAGWCQTDNHIIEGMWTEYVPQELPMTLGHENAGTVVEVGDNVDIVEAGEQVICHPHMTCGTCRPCRLGEDMYCENAQFPGLTTDGGFAEYLHTNDRAVIPLPGGVDPADIAPHADAGITAYHAAKKAVRELNPGDHAVVIGVGGLGHIGLQCLDAMSAAEITALDIKGEARDLAADLGAHHTVDPSSADVADEIDAITDGVGAQQVLDFVGADVTTGYAPDITAAGGDHHIIGYGGHIHEPSQALVNGEFAFKGTLVGRYAELQELVALVERGDVELRTSRYALDEINTVAERLEHGEIEGRAVIVPP is encoded by the coding sequence ATGCTCGCCGCACGACTCCACGAGTACACGGAGGAGATGAGCGAGGCACTCGCCATCGACGAGGTGGACCGACCGACCGCCGACGGCCCCGACGACGTGATCGTCGAGGTGGAAGGCGCCGGCTGGTGCCAGACGGACAACCACATCATCGAGGGGATGTGGACCGAGTACGTCCCGCAGGAGTTGCCGATGACGCTCGGGCACGAGAACGCGGGCACCGTCGTCGAAGTTGGCGACAACGTCGACATCGTCGAGGCCGGGGAGCAGGTGATCTGTCACCCGCACATGACCTGTGGCACCTGCCGCCCCTGTCGACTCGGGGAGGATATGTACTGCGAGAACGCGCAGTTCCCCGGGCTGACGACCGACGGCGGCTTCGCGGAGTATCTCCACACGAACGACCGCGCCGTCATCCCGCTCCCGGGCGGCGTCGACCCGGCAGACATCGCACCCCACGCCGACGCCGGCATCACGGCCTACCACGCCGCGAAGAAGGCGGTCCGCGAACTCAACCCGGGCGATCACGCCGTCGTCATCGGCGTCGGCGGCCTCGGCCACATCGGCCTCCAGTGTCTCGACGCCATGAGTGCCGCCGAGATCACTGCGCTGGATATCAAAGGCGAGGCGCGGGACCTCGCGGCCGACCTCGGCGCGCACCACACCGTCGATCCGTCGAGCGCCGACGTGGCCGACGAGATCGACGCCATCACCGACGGCGTCGGCGCCCAGCAAGTGCTCGATTTCGTCGGCGCGGACGTGACGACGGGCTACGCACCCGATATCACCGCCGCGGGTGGCGACCACCACATTATCGGCTACGGCGGCCACATCCACGAGCCGTCACAGGCGCTCGTCAACGGCGAGTTCGCCTTCAAGGGCACGCTCGTCGGCCGCTACGCCGAACTGCAGGAACTCGTCGCGCTGGTCGAACGCGGCGACGTGGAACTGCGGACCTCCCGCTACGCCCTCGACGAGATCAACACCGTCGCCGAGCGCCTCGAACACGGCGAAATCGAGGGGCGAGCGGTCATCGTGCCACCCTGA
- a CDS encoding ubiquitin-like small modifier protein 1 has protein sequence MDLTVYGPLRSATGEKRVSVDPAEETVAGVIDAFVDAYPRAESHLVDDDGALRPSVRVTVDGERAALDDDCPADAEVALFPAMRGGNGA, from the coding sequence ATGGATCTGACCGTGTACGGACCACTCCGCTCCGCGACGGGCGAGAAACGGGTCAGCGTCGACCCGGCAGAGGAGACGGTCGCGGGAGTGATCGACGCGTTCGTCGACGCCTACCCGCGCGCCGAATCTCACCTCGTCGACGACGACGGGGCGCTCCGACCGAGCGTCCGCGTCACGGTCGACGGCGAGCGGGCGGCCCTCGACGACGACTGTCCGGCCGACGCCGAGGTAGCGCTGTTCCCGGCGATGCGTGGCGGCAACGGGGCCTAG
- a CDS encoding metal-sulfur cluster assembly factor produces MSTDSLDGGGDDGAVTERQVRDRLDRVTDPELDTSIVELEYIDEIGIDDGEIHVAFTLPTAWCSPAFAWMMATDARDEVEALPGVTRATVELREHMHDAEINRGVNERLSFGAAFPDADGDVAPVRAELDEKARLARQHDATGALLDAGLDGKQIVTVVHDDIEFDDDQARVWVRDGALAVSVDADPLERYLEKARATGLVDDDHPELFRTPEGDPIDPESFELVRHRTRSAGVNMSGQGSVCDALHEARRAADRPPLSSRSD; encoded by the coding sequence ATGTCGACGGATTCGCTCGACGGCGGTGGCGACGACGGGGCGGTGACCGAGCGGCAGGTCCGCGACCGGCTCGACCGCGTCACCGATCCCGAACTCGACACTTCCATCGTCGAACTGGAGTACATCGACGAAATCGGGATCGACGACGGCGAGATTCACGTCGCCTTCACGCTCCCGACGGCGTGGTGTTCGCCCGCCTTCGCGTGGATGATGGCGACCGACGCCCGCGACGAGGTCGAAGCGTTGCCCGGCGTCACCCGCGCGACGGTCGAACTCCGCGAACACATGCACGACGCGGAGATCAACCGCGGCGTCAACGAGCGCCTGTCGTTCGGAGCCGCGTTTCCCGACGCCGACGGCGACGTGGCACCCGTCCGCGCCGAACTCGACGAGAAGGCGCGACTCGCCCGTCAGCACGACGCCACCGGGGCGCTCCTCGACGCAGGCCTCGACGGCAAACAGATCGTCACCGTCGTCCACGACGACATCGAGTTCGACGACGACCAGGCCCGCGTCTGGGTCCGCGACGGCGCTCTCGCGGTGAGCGTCGACGCCGACCCACTGGAGCGGTATCTGGAGAAGGCGCGCGCGACGGGCCTCGTCGACGACGACCACCCCGAACTGTTCCGAACCCCGGAGGGCGACCCGATCGACCCCGAGTCGTTCGAACTGGTCCGTCACCGGACGCGATCGGCCGGCGTCAACATGAGCGGGCAGGGATCGGTGTGTGACGCGCTTCACGAGGCGCGTCGGGCGGCGGATCGGCCGCCGTTGTCGTCGCGGTCGGACTAA
- a CDS encoding DUF892 family protein: MTSDRVIELLRKAYSDEIETVMNYQTNAIVLDGVRAEEIKESLQQDIQEELGHAEQLGQRLKQLDARPPGSAEFVARQDSLQPPEDSTDVLSVIRGVLDAENDAIETYRKLIDAAEEADDPVTEDLAVTILADEEAHRTEFRGFEKEYPAE; this comes from the coding sequence ATGACATCCGATCGTGTGATCGAACTCTTGCGAAAGGCGTATAGCGACGAGATCGAGACCGTGATGAACTACCAGACGAACGCCATCGTCCTCGACGGGGTTCGAGCCGAGGAGATCAAAGAGAGTCTCCAGCAGGACATTCAGGAGGAACTGGGACACGCCGAGCAACTGGGACAGCGTCTCAAGCAGCTAGACGCGCGCCCACCGGGATCGGCCGAGTTCGTCGCCCGGCAGGATTCGCTGCAACCACCCGAGGATTCGACGGACGTACTCTCGGTCATCCGGGGCGTGCTCGACGCGGAAAACGACGCCATCGAGACGTATCGGAAGCTCATCGACGCGGCCGAGGAGGCGGACGATCCGGTCACGGAAGATCTCGCGGTGACCATCCTCGCGGACGAGGAGGCCCACCGGACCGAGTTCCGGGGCTTCGAGAAGGAGTACCCGGCGGAGTAA
- a CDS encoding HVO_2922 family protein, producing MAAQPVFELYQDRSSEWRWRLVASNGNIVADSAEGYASKQGAKRGIRSVKRIAPDAEVQEP from the coding sequence ATGGCAGCCCAACCGGTCTTCGAGTTGTATCAGGACAGGAGTTCGGAGTGGCGGTGGCGACTCGTCGCCTCGAACGGCAACATCGTCGCGGACAGCGCGGAAGGATACGCGTCGAAACAGGGGGCAAAACGCGGGATTCGGAGCGTCAAACGGATCGCTCCCGACGCCGAGGTGCAGGAGCCGTAG